The following are encoded in a window of Bordetella genomosp. 10 genomic DNA:
- a CDS encoding SctK family type III secretion system sorting platform protein, with product MNAPPSYRQAFDPDWWQFNMLPSKTLHPSHWRTYPPGPALAAIQAGPGHAEAWHRHWSRHILRSLGLWERPASLEAAAAGWLVFYGASELELLARRMGAVLCAPRLRRCVSGAFVRELAATLGEDLYALTLLEAAPPHAGLEGEAFGTPAAAVERIDAMGWGALRLALDGEDDALRLRMALRLPADAAAPDGLPVSEALGLAKALAAREIPA from the coding sequence ATGAACGCGCCGCCGTCATATCGCCAGGCCTTCGATCCGGATTGGTGGCAGTTCAACATGCTGCCCAGCAAGACCTTGCATCCCAGCCATTGGCGCACTTACCCGCCGGGTCCCGCGTTGGCGGCGATTCAGGCCGGTCCGGGTCACGCGGAGGCGTGGCATCGGCATTGGTCGCGGCACATCCTGCGTAGCCTGGGGTTGTGGGAGCGGCCGGCCTCGCTGGAGGCGGCCGCCGCGGGATGGCTGGTCTTCTACGGCGCGTCCGAGCTCGAGCTGCTGGCGCGGCGCATGGGCGCCGTGCTGTGCGCGCCGCGCCTGCGCCGTTGCGTCTCGGGCGCGTTCGTGCGGGAGTTGGCGGCGACCCTGGGCGAGGACCTCTATGCCCTGACGCTGTTGGAGGCGGCTCCGCCGCATGCCGGCCTGGAGGGAGAGGCATTCGGCACTCCTGCGGCCGCCGTCGAACGGATCGACGCGATGGGTTGGGGAGCGCTGCGCCTGGCGCTGGATGGCGAGGACGACGCGCTGCGCCTGCGGATGGCCTTGCGGCTGCCGGCGGATGCGGCGGCGCCGGACGGCTTGCCGGTGTCCGAGGCGCTGGGCTTGGCCAAGGCGTTGGCCGCGCGGGAGATTCCGGCATGA
- a CDS encoding HrpE/YscL family type III secretion apparatus protein: MRFRVIGESAIQALGAARIAADGKVVRGADHARWVRAENILREARAQARVIRDHARRDHAAERARGYREGLQEARVAQVSAIEDTLRRAREYLDGVETEMVELVMDCVREVIGELDGRERIVRIVRGALARARRQKQAVVCLHAEDVAAVQAWRDDLLAEFPCIEDLDIEASARVPRGACRIETDIGVIEAGVDEQLAALAQALRLSVAPEKAGGERDGQS; this comes from the coding sequence ATGAGATTTCGCGTCATCGGCGAGTCGGCGATCCAGGCGCTGGGCGCCGCGCGGATCGCGGCCGACGGCAAGGTCGTGCGCGGCGCCGACCATGCGCGGTGGGTGCGGGCGGAAAACATCCTGCGCGAGGCCCGCGCCCAGGCCAGGGTCATACGCGACCACGCGCGGCGCGATCACGCGGCCGAACGCGCGCGCGGCTATCGGGAAGGCTTGCAGGAAGCGCGCGTCGCCCAGGTATCGGCGATCGAGGACACCTTGCGGCGCGCGCGGGAGTATCTGGACGGCGTCGAGACGGAGATGGTAGAGCTGGTGATGGACTGCGTGCGCGAAGTCATCGGCGAACTGGATGGGCGCGAGCGCATCGTGCGCATCGTGCGCGGCGCGCTGGCGCGGGCGCGCCGTCAAAAGCAGGCGGTGGTGTGCCTGCATGCCGAGGACGTCGCGGCGGTGCAGGCCTGGCGCGACGACTTGCTGGCCGAATTCCCTTGCATCGAGGACCTGGACATCGAGGCGAGCGCACGAGTGCCGCGAGGCGCCTGCCGGATCGAGACCGATATCGGCGTGATCGAGGCCGGCGTGGACGAACAACTGGCCGCATTGGCGCAGGCCCTGCGCCTGAGTGTCGCGCCGGAAAAAGCCGGCGGAGAGCGCGATGGCCAGTCTTGA
- the sctN gene encoding type III secretion system ATPase SctN, translated as MASLETLLPRLRVALGEARTVRITGRVTESVGTIIRAAVAQARVGELCELRNPEDGTTVLAEVVGFAAGVAVLTPLGDMCGIAPTTEVIPSGKAMTVPVGLALMGRVLDGLGRPLDEATRGPLVTTGVYPVQADAPHPLSRDVIRRPLPLGVRVLDGLLTCGEGQRLGIFAAAGGGKSTLMRMLVKGARVDVNVIALIGERGREVGEFLQDELGPEMLESSVVVCATGDKPPMERSKAAFVATAIAEYFRDQGKRVLFLMDSVTRFARAQREIGLAAGEPPTRRGFPPSVFASLPRLLERAGNNGRGSITAFYTVLVEGDDMSEPVADEVRSILDGHIVLSRKLGAANHYPAVDVLASTSRVMGRVVGEGHRRAAGRVHELMARYQDVELLLRMGEYTPGADPDTDEAIAKMPAIHAFLRQRAAESYAYGDTVAQLEQLAFGRMSAR; from the coding sequence ATGGCCAGTCTTGAAACCCTCCTGCCCCGGCTGCGCGTGGCCCTGGGCGAGGCCAGGACCGTGCGCATCACCGGCCGCGTGACGGAGTCGGTCGGCACCATCATCCGGGCCGCGGTGGCCCAGGCCCGGGTCGGCGAGCTATGTGAATTGCGCAATCCGGAGGACGGCACGACCGTGCTTGCCGAGGTCGTGGGATTCGCCGCCGGCGTGGCGGTGCTGACCCCGTTGGGCGATATGTGCGGCATTGCGCCGACCACCGAAGTGATTCCGTCCGGCAAGGCCATGACGGTGCCCGTGGGCCTGGCGCTGATGGGCCGCGTGCTGGACGGCCTGGGCCGGCCGCTGGACGAAGCGACGCGCGGTCCGCTGGTCACGACGGGCGTGTATCCGGTGCAGGCGGACGCGCCGCATCCGTTGTCGCGCGATGTGATCCGTCGGCCGTTGCCGCTGGGGGTGCGCGTGCTGGACGGCCTGTTGACCTGCGGGGAAGGACAGCGGCTGGGCATCTTCGCCGCCGCGGGGGGCGGAAAGTCCACCTTGATGCGCATGCTCGTCAAGGGCGCGCGGGTGGACGTCAACGTCATCGCGCTGATCGGTGAGCGGGGACGCGAGGTCGGCGAGTTCCTGCAGGACGAATTGGGGCCGGAAATGCTCGAGAGCAGCGTCGTCGTGTGCGCGACGGGAGACAAGCCGCCCATGGAGCGAAGCAAGGCCGCCTTCGTGGCGACGGCCATCGCCGAGTATTTCCGCGACCAGGGCAAGCGCGTGCTGTTCCTGATGGATTCGGTGACCCGCTTTGCGCGCGCCCAGCGGGAAATCGGCCTGGCGGCGGGCGAGCCGCCCACGCGCCGCGGTTTTCCGCCGTCGGTGTTCGCCAGCCTGCCGCGCCTGCTGGAGCGGGCCGGGAATAACGGCAGGGGATCCATCACGGCGTTCTACACCGTATTGGTCGAGGGGGACGACATGAGCGAGCCGGTCGCCGACGAGGTGCGGTCCATCCTGGACGGGCACATCGTGCTGTCGCGCAAGCTCGGTGCCGCCAACCACTATCCGGCGGTCGATGTGCTTGCCTCGACGAGCCGGGTGATGGGGCGCGTGGTGGGAGAAGGGCACAGGAGGGCCGCCGGCCGGGTGCACGAGCTGATGGCGCGCTACCAGGACGTCGAGCTGCTGCTGCGCATGGGCGAATACACGCCTGGCGCCGATCCGGACACCGACGAGGCCATCGCGAAGATGCCCGCGATCCATGCGTTCCTGCGCCAGCGGGCAGCGGAGTCCTACGCATATGGGGATACGGTCGCGCAATTGGAACAACTGGCGTTCGGCCGGATGTCCGCGCGGTGA
- the sctO gene encoding type III secretion system stalk subunit SctO, which translates to MALLKCLLALREMRETRDAQSLRRARDARAQADAAVTRAERALEQGLMETRRQEDALFDGMRGALWPLSTVQGMHGRLEALRQGAETLRDGVAEAEAQRTQSQARLETAQAVHRRSRKQADKASEVHAAHEREARLLSERKEDMEMEEVAASRRPVA; encoded by the coding sequence ATGGCCTTGTTGAAATGCTTGCTGGCGCTGCGGGAAATGCGGGAAACGCGCGACGCGCAATCGCTGCGCCGCGCCCGGGACGCGCGCGCGCAAGCCGATGCGGCTGTGACGAGGGCGGAGCGGGCGCTTGAGCAAGGATTGATGGAGACCCGGCGCCAGGAGGATGCCTTGTTCGATGGCATGCGGGGCGCCCTCTGGCCGCTATCGACCGTGCAAGGGATGCACGGCAGGCTCGAGGCATTGCGGCAGGGGGCCGAGACGCTGCGCGACGGCGTGGCCGAGGCCGAGGCGCAGCGCACGCAGAGCCAGGCGCGGCTGGAGACGGCGCAGGCGGTGCATCGACGCAGCCGGAAACAGGCCGACAAGGCCAGTGAAGTACATGCCGCGCATGAGCGCGAAGCGCGCCTGCTGAGCGAGCGCAAGGAAGATATGGAAATGGAAGAAGTCGCTGCATCGCGGAGGCCGGTTGCATGA
- a CDS encoding type III secretion HpaP family protein, whose product MQRVLAQADLRSGRRDDFDYAAGVFASHYLERDGVLPAMDEGSTGNPGLGDTGCAGDAWDAGDSGRGGDVGATGGVGDFEDVGGADDAGDTGGMGIASSSPRDTHSDVHTAHVARPGPPLAAMLGADIIGMLAVIHRDGRRAVSMALRHARLPRTSVTIEQLAGRLRVTFESGDATAIDLLGREIPRLAADLALRRKCDCSVLVNTAPPRSETRHRSDADGPKPWFETGGAAARPLPA is encoded by the coding sequence ATGCAGAGGGTGCTGGCGCAAGCCGATCTGCGTTCCGGGCGCCGAGACGATTTCGATTACGCCGCGGGCGTTTTTGCCTCGCACTACCTGGAGCGGGACGGCGTCCTCCCGGCGATGGATGAAGGTTCGACCGGCAATCCAGGCCTGGGCGACACGGGTTGTGCGGGCGATGCCTGGGATGCGGGTGATTCCGGGAGGGGCGGCGATGTCGGTGCTACCGGGGGGGTTGGGGATTTCGAGGATGTCGGTGGCGCCGACGATGCGGGTGATACAGGCGGCATGGGCATCGCGTCATCGTCGCCGCGCGATACGCATTCCGATGTACATACAGCGCATGTCGCGCGTCCCGGGCCGCCGCTCGCCGCCATGCTGGGCGCCGACATCATCGGCATGCTGGCCGTTATCCACAGGGACGGCAGGCGCGCGGTCAGTATGGCGTTGCGGCACGCCAGGCTGCCGAGGACGTCGGTCACGATCGAGCAGCTTGCCGGGCGCCTTCGGGTCACCTTCGAAAGCGGCGACGCGACGGCGATAGACCTGCTGGGCAGGGAGATCCCTCGCCTGGCCGCGGATCTGGCGCTGCGCCGGAAATGCGATTGCAGCGTCCTGGTGAATACTGCGCCGCCCCGGTCGGAGACGCGGCACCGCTCGGACGCGGACGGTCCCAAGCCCTGGTTCGAGACGGGGGGAGCGGCTGCCCGGCCGCTGCCGGCATGA
- the sctQ gene encoding type III secretion system cytoplasmic ring protein SctQ yields MQSTEACDSLALWLRTDGASLRLTVPHAALAAWLAAVFPGVGRVDLHGWVLDAAVECLFDFLGPRLMALGLPADCRFCREPVQTPASADLAWQGRLRVAAPETGETWTLPLEADDGGLSLLACCLSRRPVMGEDVWLEDVPIPMRAMVGYTDLTQRDVRGLASGDVVLLDQAWGGSQGGACLLAPDGRALVLAAAIPNESGERPGLSASHFSAHHVSASHASASDAYTPHTYTPHISTPYVPTPYLIATDWISIMSPEEKENHPEDLDPLDFDRMDAGEAGDRVEFGDLRESDPFLAPSARQAPQSSQAPPTFQAPQVVHPVRPAQASDDLDAPDAPDPLDAIPVRLGFDLGARGMPLGEVRRLRPGQTLVLDCEVATAPVSLRANGRCIGHGELVDIDGRLGVRIVSLRRRQA; encoded by the coding sequence GTGCAGAGCACTGAAGCATGCGACAGCTTGGCGTTGTGGCTGCGCACGGACGGCGCCAGCCTGCGCTTGACTGTCCCACATGCGGCGCTCGCGGCGTGGCTCGCAGCCGTCTTTCCCGGCGTGGGCCGCGTCGATCTGCATGGGTGGGTGTTGGACGCGGCGGTCGAATGCCTGTTCGATTTCCTCGGGCCGCGCTTGATGGCGCTGGGTTTGCCCGCGGACTGCCGGTTTTGCCGGGAGCCTGTCCAGACGCCGGCCTCCGCCGATCTGGCCTGGCAGGGTAGGTTGCGCGTGGCGGCGCCGGAGACGGGGGAGACGTGGACGCTGCCCCTGGAGGCTGACGACGGCGGCTTGTCGCTGCTTGCGTGCTGCCTGTCGCGTCGGCCCGTCATGGGCGAGGACGTGTGGCTGGAGGACGTGCCCATCCCCATGCGCGCCATGGTGGGATACACCGACCTGACGCAGCGCGACGTGCGCGGGCTGGCTTCCGGCGACGTCGTGTTGCTGGACCAGGCATGGGGCGGCAGCCAGGGAGGGGCCTGCCTGCTCGCTCCCGACGGGCGGGCGCTGGTGCTCGCGGCGGCCATCCCTAACGAGTCCGGCGAGCGGCCGGGCCTCTCCGCGTCTCATTTCTCCGCGCACCATGTCTCAGCATCCCATGCCTCAGCATCCGATGCCTACACGCCCCATACCTATACGCCCCATATCTCCACGCCCTATGTTCCCACGCCTTATTTGATAGCCACGGATTGGATTTCGATCATGTCTCCTGAAGAAAAGGAAAACCATCCCGAGGATCTCGATCCTCTCGATTTCGATCGCATGGACGCCGGAGAGGCCGGTGACCGCGTCGAATTCGGCGATCTCCGCGAATCCGACCCATTCCTCGCTCCCTCGGCACGTCAGGCACCACAGTCAAGTCAGGCGCCCCCGACATTCCAGGCACCCCAGGTAGTTCATCCTGTCCGGCCTGCGCAGGCATCGGACGACCTCGACGCACCCGACGCCCCCGATCCCCTGGACGCCATCCCCGTGCGCCTGGGCTTCGACCTGGGCGCGCGCGGCATGCCGCTGGGAGAAGTGCGCCGCCTGCGCCCGGGCCAGACGCTGGTCCTGGACTGCGAGGTCGCCACGGCGCCGGTCTCCCTGCGCGCCAACGGCCGCTGCATCGGCCACGGCGAACTGGTGGATATCGACGGCCGGCTGGGCGTGCGCATCGTCAGCCTGCGGCGCAGGCAGGCATGA
- the sctR gene encoding type III secretion system export apparatus subunit SctR: protein MTGIDPIALLVVAVGLSLIPMIVVLTTSFVKLSVVMVLLRNALGLQQAPPNTALYGLAMILSVYIMAPVFTQSFEKLEPVAVALEQPGPVTDRLPEIGKALSDGVQPLRAFMLRISKAENREFFLRTAHRLWGEEAARDAKQDDLLILAPAFLVSELTSAFQIGFLLFLPFVIIDLIVSNVLLAMGMMMVSPMTISLPLKLFLFVMVDGWTRLLQGMVLTYT, encoded by the coding sequence ATGACCGGCATCGATCCCATCGCGCTGCTCGTCGTCGCGGTCGGGCTGTCGCTCATTCCCATGATCGTGGTGCTGACCACCTCCTTCGTGAAGCTGTCCGTGGTGATGGTGCTGTTGCGCAATGCGCTGGGCCTGCAACAGGCGCCCCCCAACACCGCGCTGTACGGACTCGCCATGATTCTTTCCGTCTACATCATGGCGCCCGTATTCACGCAATCGTTCGAGAAACTGGAGCCGGTGGCCGTGGCGCTGGAACAGCCCGGTCCCGTGACCGACCGCCTGCCCGAGATCGGCAAGGCGCTGAGCGACGGCGTCCAGCCCCTGCGCGCGTTCATGTTGCGCATCAGCAAGGCCGAGAACCGCGAGTTCTTCCTGCGGACTGCCCATCGCTTGTGGGGGGAGGAGGCGGCCCGGGACGCCAAACAGGACGACCTGCTCATCCTGGCGCCCGCCTTCCTGGTGTCGGAACTGACGTCGGCCTTCCAGATCGGGTTCCTGCTGTTTCTTCCCTTCGTCATCATCGACCTCATCGTCTCCAACGTGCTGCTGGCCATGGGAATGATGATGGTGTCGCCGATGACCATCTCCTTGCCGCTCAAGCTGTTCCTGTTCGTCATGGTCGACGGATGGACGCGCCTGTTGCAGGGGATGGTGCTCACCTATACCTGA
- the sctS gene encoding type III secretion system export apparatus subunit SctS — translation MSSAEFVYFMKQALYLIFWLSLPPIAVASVVGTLFSLFQALTQIQEQTLSFGVKLIAVLATLLLTGAWMGGEIHQFTIMLMARFPAIR, via the coding sequence ATGTCCAGCGCCGAATTCGTCTATTTCATGAAGCAGGCCTTGTACCTGATCTTCTGGCTGTCGCTGCCGCCCATCGCCGTGGCGTCGGTGGTGGGCACGCTGTTTTCGCTGTTCCAGGCGCTGACCCAGATCCAGGAGCAGACGCTGTCCTTCGGCGTCAAGCTGATCGCCGTGTTGGCGACGCTGCTGTTGACCGGCGCCTGGATGGGCGGGGAGATTCACCAGTTCACCATCATGCTGATGGCGCGCTTCCCGGCGATACGCTGA
- the sctT gene encoding type III secretion system export apparatus subunit SctT, protein MGSLAGYEYVLRALVCLVLTQARIVAMCAFIPAFGRNALPGRLRVTLTAVLGAFALPPMMARAPETFNLALLIAVLLKEVFVGLCIGYLLAIPFWIFESVGTFIDNQRGAGIASIFNPELGSETTPLGTLLGRAYAVLFFTTGGFTLFLTVLYDSYLLWDPWRWMPALRLDAVPLWLGQVDSLLRLTVLYSGPAVIVMLLAEAGLGLASRFTPQLQVFFLAMPIKSALGVLMLALYLDVLAGYAAGLSSRVGEVLPLVRPYWEAL, encoded by the coding sequence ATGGGATCCCTTGCCGGATACGAATATGTGTTGCGCGCCCTGGTCTGCCTGGTGCTGACCCAGGCCCGCATCGTCGCGATGTGCGCCTTCATTCCCGCCTTCGGCCGCAATGCGCTGCCGGGACGCCTGCGCGTGACGCTGACGGCGGTGCTGGGGGCCTTCGCATTGCCGCCGATGATGGCGCGGGCGCCCGAGACGTTCAATCTGGCGCTGCTGATCGCCGTCCTGCTCAAGGAGGTCTTCGTCGGCCTGTGCATCGGCTATCTGCTGGCCATTCCTTTCTGGATTTTCGAATCCGTCGGCACCTTCATCGACAACCAGCGGGGCGCCGGCATCGCGTCCATCTTCAACCCGGAGCTGGGCAGCGAGACGACGCCGCTGGGGACTTTGCTGGGGCGGGCCTACGCGGTGTTGTTCTTCACGACCGGCGGGTTCACGCTGTTCCTGACCGTCCTGTACGACAGCTATCTGCTGTGGGATCCCTGGCGGTGGATGCCGGCGCTGCGCCTGGACGCCGTGCCGCTGTGGCTGGGCCAGGTGGACAGCTTGCTGCGCTTGACGGTGCTGTATTCGGGGCCCGCCGTCATCGTCATGCTGTTGGCCGAGGCCGGCCTGGGCCTGGCCAGCCGCTTTACGCCGCAATTGCAGGTGTTCTTCCTGGCCATGCCGATCAAGAGCGCGCTGGGCGTGCTGATGCTCGCGCTCTACCTGGACGTGCTGGCGGGATACGCCGCCGGCCTGTCCAGCCGCGTGGGTGAAGTCCTGCCGCTCGTGCGGCCTTATTGGGAGGCCCTGTGA
- the sctU gene encoding type III secretion system export apparatus subunit SctU, giving the protein MSQARTEPPSQKKLRDARKKGDVPYSKDFSQGLLLLSLLGYALFAGGTLLPLLEQLIRIPADVYGLPFPQALSVAGWRSLKLMLYIMLPFIGILLGFGFMADILQVGFLAAFEKIKPSGKKLNVVENAKNIVSARNLVETVKAVVKILGFSYFLYLLIHDAVRPLAYAGYAGIAPFFTLISGLMKQLLLYVALLCAVLAGFDFAWQRRQRTRRLRMTRQEVKREQKEQEGSPEIKQKRKQLRQENAKESTQLAKKATAVVANPTHIAIALYYEAGRTPLPVLLAKGCDDEALEMIAAAREEGVPVMRDVPLARRLFADAPAEAYIPTEFIEPVAAVLRWARSLDGKDDDATAGDDQSEDR; this is encoded by the coding sequence GTGAGCCAGGCCAGGACCGAGCCGCCGTCGCAGAAGAAATTGCGCGACGCGCGCAAGAAGGGCGACGTGCCGTATAGCAAGGACTTCAGCCAGGGCCTGTTGCTGCTGTCGCTGCTCGGCTATGCCTTGTTCGCCGGCGGCACGTTGCTGCCGCTGCTGGAGCAGTTGATCCGGATTCCCGCCGATGTATACGGCCTGCCTTTCCCGCAGGCGTTGAGCGTGGCGGGCTGGCGTTCGCTCAAGTTGATGCTGTACATCATGCTGCCCTTCATCGGGATCCTGCTGGGATTCGGCTTCATGGCGGACATCCTCCAGGTGGGCTTTCTGGCCGCGTTCGAGAAGATCAAGCCGTCGGGCAAGAAGCTGAACGTGGTGGAGAACGCGAAGAATATCGTCTCGGCGCGTAACCTGGTGGAGACGGTGAAAGCCGTGGTCAAGATACTGGGCTTCTCATACTTCCTCTACCTCCTGATTCACGATGCCGTGCGGCCGCTGGCCTACGCCGGCTATGCGGGCATTGCGCCATTCTTCACGCTGATCTCCGGGTTGATGAAGCAGCTCCTGCTGTATGTCGCGCTGTTGTGCGCGGTGCTCGCGGGCTTCGATTTCGCCTGGCAGCGCAGGCAGCGGACCAGGCGCCTGCGCATGACGCGGCAGGAGGTCAAGCGCGAGCAGAAGGAGCAGGAGGGCTCGCCGGAGATCAAGCAGAAGCGCAAGCAGCTACGCCAGGAGAACGCCAAGGAATCCACGCAGTTGGCGAAGAAGGCCACCGCTGTGGTGGCGAATCCCACGCACATCGCCATCGCCTTGTATTACGAGGCGGGGCGCACGCCCTTGCCGGTGCTGCTGGCCAAGGGATGCGATGACGAGGCGCTGGAGATGATCGCGGCCGCCCGGGAGGAGGGCGTGCCCGTCATGCGCGACGTTCCGCTGGCCCGCAGATTGTTCGCCGACGCGCCGGCGGAGGCATACATCCCGACCGAATTCATCGAACCCGTCGCGGCGGTATTGCGCTGGGCGCGCAGCCTGGACGGCAAGGACGATGACGCCACCGCCGGTGACGATCAGTCCGAAGACAGATAA